TCAGGTTCACCAGGTCATTTTCCTCAATAACCACGTAAGCTTCCCCTTTGATTGGGTTTCTTTCAGCACTGATCTCAGGGATTATTTCAAAATCAAAATTTTCCTCCACTGCAAATTTCTTAAAACCTAAAAGTATTTGTTCCGGATAGGGGTAATTAGAGTGAAAAGGAAAAACCAAAACAAGCTTTTGATATTTCTCCAGCTTGGTCTTCAATTGCTTCAAAGCCAAATAAATATCCATTTTAAAATCCTGGAATACACTTCCAAAATATCCGTTTATCCCCTCTATCTGATGGTCCAAGAGAATCAGCTTTTCTTTGGGGAGCTGACTGATCAATTCAATCGCTTTTTGTTCACAGTCCTTTTTAAAATGAGGCATGATGATGTAATAATCATACGCCTCTTTTTGCTGTTCCAATATTTTTTTGAAAAGTGAATATTCACAGTGGTAAACTTGAAATACAACCTCTGCCCTATCTTCCAATTGAATCAAAAGCGAATTGTAAATCTCCTTTTTGTAAACACTGAGTTTGTTGAATAACAGCAGTATTTTAAATTTGGACAGGTCTGAATGGTGGCTGATATAAAATCCCTTTCCTCTGACAGACTCTATAATCCCCTGCTTTTTTAGAATGGTGTAGGCTTTTTCTACCGTATCCCTTGACAGATAATATTCTGCACTCAGGTTGTTGATGGAAGGGATTTTATCCCCGTATTTCAATTTGCCCAAAGTAATCATACTTTTGATGGATTTGACTATTTGAATGTATTTGGGCACACTCGAACTCTCATCCATGTACAGGTCAAATTTCTTCATAGGTTAATGGGCTAAATAGCGGTAAGGTTAGAAGAAATACTTTTTAAAAACAAATACCTTTGGTTGAATTCTGATTTTTCCAACAGTATAGTGCAGGACAGAAAGCATCATTTCGGCCATTATATTTAAATCAAATTGAAGCAATAATTAGATTTTACAAAATGAAAACAGCTACCCCAACATTCAACCACGTATCCTACCTCTGGGACGAAGAAAAAGCAAAATCCCTCGGCGACGACCAAGTTGCCTTATTGATATACCGGTCCAATATCCTCGGAGCAGATTTAAGAATTACCAATTACGGCGGGGGTAACACTTCCTGCAAGACCATTGAAAAAGATCCTTTGACCGGAAAGGACGTGGAAGTGATGTGGGTAAAAGGATCCGGTGGGGATATCGGCACATTGACCAAATCCGGATTAGCAGCACTTTATGTAGACAAACTCCGGGCTTTGGAAGGGGTATACAAAGGTATTGAACAGGAAGATGAGATGGTCGGACTATTTAATCACTGTATTTACGACCTTGACTCAAAAGCTCCTTCCATTGATACGCCTCTTCATTCATTTTTGCCTTTCAAACACATTGATCACCTGCATCCGGATGCGGCTATTGCCATTGCAGCCTCCAAAGAGGGGGAAAAAATCACCAAAGAACTATTTGACGGACAGATTGCCTGGGTTCCATGGCAGAGACCGGGCTTTGATTTGGGTTTACAATTGAAAAGAGCTTTAGAAGCTAAT
This window of the Aquiflexum balticum DSM 16537 genome carries:
- a CDS encoding GntR family transcriptional regulator; amino-acid sequence: MKKFDLYMDESSSVPKYIQIVKSIKSMITLGKLKYGDKIPSINNLSAEYYLSRDTVEKAYTILKKQGIIESVRGKGFYISHHSDLSKFKILLLFNKLSVYKKEIYNSLLIQLEDRAEVVFQVYHCEYSLFKKILEQQKEAYDYYIIMPHFKKDCEQKAIELISQLPKEKLILLDHQIEGINGYFGSVFQDFKMDIYLALKQLKTKLEKYQKLVLVFPFHSNYPYPEQILLGFKKFAVEENFDFEIIPEISAERNPIKGEAYVVIEENDLVNLIKKTRQIKGLNIGKNLGILSYNETPLKEVLQKGITVITTDFSAMGKLTADMILSKEGKKIKNEFKVIVRESL